The genomic region ACGAGTCCTCTTCTTCTTATTGTCATAGGCCAGGCTGGCAAATGTGGGTCCATTTATCACGGCAGGTCTCCTTGAGTTGATCTGCCATTATTATCGCATGATTCGGGACTTAATCAGAGATTCCTTAGTGTAACAACGCTTGCTTTGAATATTCAGGTAATGGTATTGTCGTTCCCGCGAAAGCGGGAATCCATATAACGAATCCTGGATTCCGGATCAAGTCCGGAATGACAGTCATCATTGTAAAGCCATTATCAAAATACTACTGCGCTAGGCAACTTTCTTGAACTCGTCCTTTCCTGCCCCGCAAACCGGGCAAACCCAGTTATCGGGCAATTTCTCAAATGGAGTGCCCGGCGGGATTTTGCTTTCTGGATCGCCTGCTGCCGGATCATAGATATAACCGCAGACACCGCATTCGTACTTATCCATCTTCACGGCCTTTTCCTCCTTCTTTTCGATATAGGATGGGGCAGTCTTGGGAGTTGTGCCCTTCTTGACCTTTTGATAATAGGCATAGGTCAGAGGTTCGCCCTCTTTGATTACTTCTGCCGCCACCACCTCGCCAATGAACATCGTGTGAGTCCCGATATCTTGCTCCCCGGTGACCTTGACCTCCAGATAGGATAACGCATAGTCCGTGAGGATCGGCGCGCCGGTCTGGCCTTTCTTCCATTTGAGCCCCGCGAGCTTGTCCCCATCACGTCCCGATTTGAATCCCAGGCTGCCGATATAGTTAAGCGGAGTATCCTGCTCCAGAATGGAAGCCGAAAAAGCTCTGCTTTGCTTGAGCAGCTCATGGGTGAAGTTGTTTTTGTTGATGCAAATGGAAACCCTCAATGGCTGCGAGGTCACCTGGATCAACGTATTGATGATCTGCGCGTTGTTGATCTTGCCGTTGCTGGCTCCGATTACATGGAGGCCATAGGTCAGACTGTATAAAGCTTTTGGGTCCATTCTGCCCCCTTCAAGTGTTTTTGGAATCTCTGGGGCGTATCATATACGCCCTTACTAATAAGACTCACACCAGAGTTCATAGTATGCCTGCGGATGAGCACAGGCCGGACATTCAGTTGGAGCCTCGGCGCCTTCGTGGATATAGCCACAGTTGCGGCAATGCCACTTAACCACCTTGTCCTTCTTGAAGACCTTGCCTTCCTTGACGTTGGCCAGCAGTTTGCGGTATCGCTTTTCGTGCTCTTCCTCAACCTCCCCGATCTCCTTGAACAGATCGGCGATTTCCTTGAACCCTTCCTCGCGCGCCACCTTTTCCGCTTCCTTGTAAAGCTTGGTCCACTCCAGGTGCTCACCCTCTGCTGCGGCAAAAAGATTGGCTGCGGTGTCACCGATGACCCCCGCAGGGTAGCTGGCGGTGATCTGAACCTCTCCGCCCTTCAGGAACTGAAAGAATCTCTTGGCGTGCTCCTTTTCGTTATCGGCAGTCTCTAGGAATATCGCCGCGATTTGTTCAAACCCGGCCTTTTTTGCCTCGGAGGCAAAGTAGGTGTAGCGATTCCTCGCCTGCGATTCTCCGGCAAACGATGCCAGTAGATTCTGTTCTGTCTTGCTTCCTTTCAGATGATGCATTCTCTACTCCTTTCTTATTCGTGAGGAAATTTTGATTAAATCCAAGTCAACCCCCTGGCCCCCACTCTTGGGGGAAGATTAAAGAATTTGGGGGACACCCCCAAACCCCCGGCAGGGAAGTATCCCTGCACTCTCTGGAATTCCCGTTCCCGTTATCAGAATAGCTCTTCCTCGCTCTCTTCGATCGCTCGTTTCAGCTCTGCCTCAAGCTCAGGCGGCAGTCCTTCGATATCCACTTTCAAAAATCCCCTCACGATCATAGCCGTAGCTTTATCGCGAGTGAGCCCGCGCGCCATCAGGTATTCCACCTCTTCCTCAGCAATCTTCCCCACGGCGGCCTCGTGCGAAAGATCGACTCCGGCCACGCGTCCAATCAGTTCCGGGATGGCATGAATCACGCCTTTCTCTCCAAGGATCAATCCCCGGCATTCCAAATGCCCCTTGACGTCTGGCACGTTTGCCTGAATATCGCCCCTGGCAATGATGGTGCCGCCGGTGGTGATCGTCCGGGAGACGATTTCAGCGCGGGCTCCTTTGCCGTCCAGAATTGCCCGCGATCCCACATCGATATGCGAACCCTCGGGAGCCACCAGCACGCTATTGAATCGGACAATAGAGTTCTGGCCCACGCAATGCGCCGTGGGATACATCTGCATTGAATGCACGGGCTTCATGGATACGTAGTTGTTCAGAAAAATACCGTCATCTTCAATAATGGCCACACTGCGGGGACGGACTTCCACCTCAGGAGCCCAGTTGTGAATCATGGTGAAGGTGATTTTGGCCCCTTTCTTGATATAAAACTCAGACACCCCAAGATGCAACCCTGCCGACATCGGATGAGTGGTGCATCCGGTGATGATATGAAGCTCAGAGCCCTCTTCGGCGATGACCACGTTATGAACCCGCTGGGCCAGTTGCTTGTGCCCCAGGTAAAGACAGGCCTGAACCGGGAAGCTGGTCTTGACGCCGGGCAACGTCCGAATGAAATACCCATCGGTTTCGTTCAGCTCCACGTGCGCCGTGTACTTGTCCGCATCGACCTTCACCGCCTTCCACCAGTAATCCCCCAGCCAGGCGTGCTTTTTGAAGGCCTCGGAAATGCTCATCACCTCCACACCTTCCTGGACCGTGGAAAAATGTACCGGTTTCTGATCCTGCTGAATGAAGGTTCCCGTGCGCTGGCTCAGGTCATCCAGAACCACCCCTACCTTCATCATGATGGCCTTTTCTTCCGGGGTCATTTGTGAAGGGTCTTTATGGTAATCGTGTTCGTCGCTCTTGCCGGTATACTTGCTCAGATCGATATCGGGCCCGAGTGCGGCGGCTTTGCCGATGGCTTTTTCCGCCAGATCGCGGCTGCTTTGAGTCTTCATCTCTGACATACGCGGCACTCCTCAAACCCTTTTTCCTTGATGCACTTCAGGATTTCTACCGACTCGCCATCGGAGATCACCCGGCCATCGATCATCACATACCCTTTCCCGGCATGGACATAATCTAGGATGTGCCCGGTATGGGTGATGATCAGTCCGGAGCGAGTGCGGGAACGGTGCAAATCCTTCTGGAGCAATTCATTGGTCATCTGACCGATCAGCGCCATATTGACCAGGTCCACTCCCGATTCGGGTTCATCCAGAAGCACCAGATCGGGTGCCTGTGCCAGAAGCTGCATCAGTTCCGACCTCTTGATCTCACCTCCGGAAAAACCATAGTTGATCTCTCGGTCCATGAGTTCGACCACATTCAGTCGTTGGGCCAGAGAGTCGATGGCCAGATCATCGGCTTTCCCTCCTGAAGAAGCCACCACTAAGTCCCGGGTTTTCACTCCTCTCACCACCGGCGGGCGCTGGAAAGACATGCCGATTCCCATGCGGGCCCTCTCATCAAGTGATGTGTGAGTGATATCTTGCCCTTTGAAGATAATCTTCCCGCGCGTTATCTTGTAGCGAGGAAAGCCCATAATCGCCATGAGCAGCGTTGTCTTGCCGCTGCCGTTAGGCCCAAAAAGGGCTTGCGTTTCGCCTGCTCCGATAGCGATGTTGACGTCGCGCAGGATTTCCTTATCCCCTATGGCCACAGCCAGGTGTTGTATTTTCAACATGGTTTCTAACCTCCGTCCAAGCTGATATGTTCGCTCTTGGCAAACCATCCGGCGGTATCGATCAGATACTCGCGATAGTCCACCAGAGAAAGATAATGCCCCCGTTCCTCTTGTTCCAGAGCGGTGAAGAATCTTTTTTCAAAATCCGACCCCGCATGACCGCTGTTATCTTCGTAGAATTTGCGGCTCTTCTCTTCCATGTTCAAGGCAAGCTTGATCACTTCCATCTCATTCGAGGCGACTTTGCGCCTGGAGGCAAGCCCCTTCTTGGCTTTGGCGAAAATGGATTTCGTTTTCTTGCCCTTATCGAGAGATTCCTCTATTGCCATCGGCTTCTCGCCCCGCTTCAGGAAGTCGCTGATCTCTCGCGCCTTGGCGGCGTGGGAATCCTCCTCCTGAGCCAGCCGTGCGAAAAGCTCCTTGCCCAGTTCATCCCCTGCCTTTTCACTGGCCTTGAGATAGAATTCCTTGCCCTCGATTTCCATTTGAATAGCCATTTCCAACGGTTCCATCACCCACCTCCCTTTGAGATGCCCGCGATCACTTATCAGCGATCAGCTATGGTTCTGGCCGACTGCTGAATGCCGATGACTGATCGCCAATCGCTACTTCGTTTTCTTGACGTACACTTTATACTGGCCTTTTTCCTCTTCCATTCCCACAAACTGGTTCCCGGTGGTTTTGCACCAGGCAGGCATATCCGATTTGATTCCCTCGTCATCGGCCAGAATTTCCAGCACTTCTCCCACCTTCAGATCCTTCATCTTTTTGGATGTGTGGGCAATGGGCATGGGACAGTAAAGTCCAACGCAATCTAATGTGGCATCTGCTTTCATGAATGCATCTCCTCTATCTGTCATTGCGAGCCCTGGAAGGGCGTGGCAATCTCCATTGATTACCTCACCCCCTCGATCCCCCTCTCCTCAAGGAGCGGGGGAAGAAAAAGAAACTTGGGGGACACCCCCAAACCCCCGATCGAGGTCGAGGGCGGGCCTCCGGCAGAGGGAAAGCCCTCTGCACACCCTGACAACTGATCTTAGATTCCCCGTCACTCCGCTGAAGGCCGGAGTCTATACCAATATTAGAGGGTATCCCTGTCTCCTATACTCTCTCGAAGGGCGATCACAGGGAATCTCCCCTACCGACAATTGATAACTGGTGTTCACTGATCTCAAATAAAGAGATTGACCTGGCCCTCAGAGGCATCGGCCAGATAGGTGGCCACACCGGCAAAGGTATCCACTTCGGGGATAAAGGCTTCTTTCCCGATTCCCATCATGCCCATCGAGGTGGTACAGGCGATAAACTTCACTCCCATCTCATGGGACATGGTTACCAGCTCCTCCAACTGAGGAAAGTTCACGTCTTTCATCAGGCGTTTCATCATCCACGTGCCCGCGCCCATCATGTGGAATTTGGAGAGCTTGGCCCTTTTTGAGCCGCCCCGATTCATGAAGTTGAGCATCTTCCTCATGATCCCTTTGCTCTTGATAGGGCCTTCGTCCTTTTTGATGATATTCAGCCCCCAGAAGGTGAAGAACATGCTGACTTCCATCCCCGAAGAAGCAGACCCGATCGCAATATTGAAAGCGGCCAGAGCCTTATCCATTTCCCCGCTGAAGACAATAATTGTAACCTTTTTTGCCATAAGAAGCTCCTGCATTTAATCCAGACAAGCTTCGCTAAACCCTTATCAACCCCCTCGCCCCCAATCTTGGGGGAACAGAGGGAAATCGGGGGACATCCTTCGACAAGCTCAGGACAGGCTCCCCGAACCCCCGGCAGGGAAGTATCCCTGCACCTTCTTGTTAACTATTTCAGCTTGGCCCCGCAGTAGGGACAAGTGGTCGCATCTTTTGGCACCACCTCGTGACAACTGGCGCAAGACGGCAAAGTCACCCCGCAGGGTTGGCAGAATGGGTTTTTGGCGTTTTTGACTTCTTCATCGCAATAGGGACATCCCGGCCTTTGCGCTTTGTCCTTTTCCCCTTTCAGTTCGTTTCGCATGATTCTCCCTCCTCATGCTCGTGCTTTTCAGGCGACGGCTCTTTTCTGCCCTGTTTCACCAGGTAGTTATCGATAGCTTTATTCAGCGCCTGAGCGCCGAGATTGGAACAGTGAAACTTGTTCTTGGGCAGCCCGTCCAACTCTTTAGCCACCAGTTCCGGCGTGATCTTTTGCGCTTCCTCGATGGTTTTGCCCTTGGCCATCTCGCTCACCATGCTGGAAACCGCAATGGCAGCCCCGCAGCCAAAGGTTTTGAACTTGACATCGCTGAGGCGGTCCTTGTCATCGACCTTGATATAGAAGGTCATCATGTCCCCGCAGACCGGATTGCCCTCCTCGCCGATGCCATCGGCATCCTTGATCCCCCCCACGTTGCGAGGGTTGGAAAAGTGATCCATTACCTTTTCGCTGTAAATAGGCATCGCATCATCCTCCCTTCTTTTCTTTGAGGAACTTGTCATAAAGTGGCGACATCTGTCGAAGCCGCTCGACTATCGGCGGCATCACTTCGAGCACGTAGTCGATATCTTCCGGCGTACTCTCCAACCCCATACTGAACAGCAAAGACCCCTGGGCAATTTCCGGAGGGAGCCCCATAGCCGTCAGCACATGCGAAGCTTTGAGCGCCCTTGAGGTGCATGCCGAACCACTGGAGACAGCAACCCCCTTGGCTGAGAGCATCATCAGCATCGATTCCCCTTCGATGAATTCCACGCAAAAGCTGGCATTGCAGGGAAGCCGGTTTTGCGGATGCCCTGTCAAAATAACATGGTCGATCCCCGATATAAGCCCCTTGATCAATCGGTCGCGCAGAAAGGAGAGATGCTCAATGCGCGATTTCATGTCTCTCCTTGCCAGTTCCGCGGCCTTTCCCATACCCACGATGGCCGGGACGTCCTCTGTTCCTCCCCTCCTCCCGCCTTCCTGGACTCCGCCATCGAGCAAAGGGATTACTCGCGTGCCCTTGCGAACCCATAACGCGCCTGCCCCTTTGGGACCGTAAAACGGGTTTGCCGCCATGCTGAGGGCATCGACTCCGAGGTCGGCGACGTTCACCGGTATTGTGCCGGCAGTGGCTACCGCGTCCGTGTGAAATACAGCACCGGTCTTCTTGACCACCTGCGATATTCTCTTGATATCCTGGATGGTACCTACTTCTCCGTTGGCGTGCATGATGGAAACGAGGATAGTGTCGTTTCGTATTGCAGCAGCCAGCTTATCGATATCCACCAGGCCGTGTTTATCGACCGGAATATGGGTGATCTCAAAGCCGCGCTTCTCCATCGTCTTGGCGGCATTGGCCACCGAAAAGTGCTCGATGGAGGATATGAGAATATGCTTGCCCTTGGTTTGCTGGGCCTGAGCCAATCCCTTGATGGCGAGGTTGTTGGCTTCCGTCCCGCTGGAGGTGAAGATGATCTCCTCGGGTTGGCCCCCGATCAAGTCGGCGACTTTCCCCCGGGATTCTTCCACAGCGTCTCTGGCACCATCTCCCCATCCGTGAATCGATTGAGGATTGCCGTATATTTTGCTGAAGTAGGGGAGCATGGCTTCCAGAACTTCCGGAAGCAACGGAGTTGCGGCGGCATTATCTAGATAAACCTGGCGCATTGAAATCCTCCCTCCCCACGGGCAGAGCCCGGGCACTCGTATTCGAGTCCATTCGATGCCTCGATTTGTGTTTTCTCTCCTTGCGCTGGAACTCAGGGTAGCTGGCCCGACGTCGGGCCAGCTACCCTCTTAATCTATTGCATCAACTCCATGTTCTTACCGCAACAAACCAGGGTTCCCCCACCCACTTTCGTTACGGTGACCTCGTTGCCGCAAATCTTGCAGCGATACTTTTCGCCCTCTTTTTTGACTGCCATTTTCTTTTCCTCCTTTTTATCGGCGCTCGTTGCCAAGCCTTTCAACCTTCAGCTACCCCTGACGATCAGCAAGCTTCCCGTTGAGCTCGGAGAGCTCTCGTAAATGCCCCCTCTCTTCATTAATGATCCTATCCAGCAGCTTGAATGTAGACTTCGGGACAATCCGGCGCATCTCCGAATAGAAAAGTATGGAGTCCTTCTCCGCCCCTATGGCAATCTGAATGGCCGCAGCATCGCTGGTGACTTTCTCTGCCATTTGCCGGGCGGTTTTGTCGTCTCTAAAAATCGCGGAATCAACCAGGGCTTTGAGATATCTATCGAATTCCTCGGCATAAGAAGCTTTTGGGTCATAGCCGCCCAGTACTGAGCGTAATCCCTCAAATATCTGGCCATGCTGCCTCTCCATCGCAGCCAGACCCTTGTACACGCTCTGAGCTGCTACCTCTCCATCCAATTTCGCCAGCGTTTCATAGAATGCAGCGCCGTTGTTCTCGATACCAACGGCAACGTCTATAATCTCAGAACCGGAAAAAAGGATGCTCATCTATTTCTCCTCCGATCAGTCTCGTATTGTAACACCAGCCTTGTTGAGCGTTCCCTTCGAAGCTTTTTTATGGTACTGCCATATTACTTCAAGTGAAGGCTATTGGCAAGAGTCATCCCAGTAGGCCCGGTATCCATTCGAACCATCTTATTTCCGATCCGTTGTGGCTCACTACAGGACCGAATCGATTGATTCGATTCTAACGGCGCGCTTGAATTCCAACTATGACTGAAGTCACATACATATCTCTCATAGTCCCAACTCCAGCTATTGGTGATCAGGCATCAGCAGTCTGTGGGGGCGATCCTCTGTGATCGCCCTAATTCGGGAATGTCAGAGGAGTTTCAGATGGGAGCCTGTTTCCGGCCTTGTGGTTGGAGAAAGGATTGAAAATCCCGTAACTTTTCCGGAGGTCCCTGAATCTCACCGGATGCAGTTACCCTCAATCCCCAGAACTTAATCAGACCATCCCGGCAGCCTCGCCGGTGGAGGCCGGATGTCCATTCCCGGCAGGCGGCGGGCTTGAAAGGATGAATCGAGCAAGCTTTCAAACGAGTGCCTTCCACTGGCTTGAGGAAAACACAGGCTCCATCAGACTGGCGAAGGCAGAAGCTGTCAATCACATATGGGAACGCCTCAACGTATTGCTCCAGAAACTCATCCGAGCTGATGCCCAACTCCTCGGCGATGTGCATGGCCTCCTCCAGACTCAATTTCACCCGATACAGACTGCAGCAAGTACCACATTGGAAACATGGGATATGCGGATCTGCCGGTTTGTAGGAGCAGTTGTCCCTATACGGTAGAGTTCCTTCTTTGGACATCTCAACTGCCAGCTCACCAAATTATGATTGGAGCTGCCTTCCATGATGCTGATTCGAGCCAGTCAAGTCTTCTAGCGGGGTAAGCAGGGCTTCACCTGAGGTTCCCTGATCGGTCTTGATGGCGCGCCTGGGGGGATTCGAACCCACGACCTCAGCCTCCGCAGGGCTACGCTCTATCCAACTGAGCTACAGGCGCGTGTAAACAGTGACTTTTCCCAGAGGCGCAGATTGTTGGTGCCGAGGGAGGGATTTGAACCCACACGTCCTTTCGAACACTGCGCCCTGAACGCAGCGCGTCTGCCATTCCGCCACCTCGGCATTTTGTGTCCATTTTCGAAAAGTGCTGTCTGCTGCAATCAATGCGCAACAGGATGATTGTAGCAATAAAGATCGTGGTCTGCAACTGGCAGTCTCTTCTGCTGATCCCGGATGTCAGGGTTCAGTGGGGAATTCCCCTCTTAATCTGGATCTCGGCTGATTCGAGTGGACCGTAGGGCAGAAGGGCATCACGAAGTCTATTAAGATCAACAGAGATGGGCGCCGAAGAGATTTTGCCCTGATTCGAAGTTGCTTTCGAAAATGGTAGGCCGCACAGGACTTGAACCTGTAACCTACTGATTAAGAGTCAGTTGCTCTGCCATTGAGCTAGCGGCCCACGGATTCGAATTATACCTCATTTTATGCCGTCTTGTCCATATTTAGTCTCTTCCAATACAAGATGAGTTCGGAAGAGCAAATCTTGTGAGCCTGAAAGGGCGTCTGTGAAAAAGAAAGTGCTATCATCGTGCCTAGAAGGAAGGCCTCTTATCTCAAAACGTATCCCGATTTTCACAAGGAGACCGTCATCTTTGACTAGCGCAATATTATAGCGTTAACTCTATATAATCGCATAAATAGTGTTAACCTATTGACACAAAGTGGCAATCTTTCTCAGGCTGCTGCTGATCATATGGGTCTGAGCAGAGAGAACTCGAAGTCGTTTTCCCCGTCGTTCTTTGGGCCTTGATATGACGAGATGTTCATGCCTTCTAAATCTTTAGGCCCATGAACAAATTGACAAAGTGTG from Dehalococcoidia bacterium harbors:
- a CDS encoding rubredoxin, yielding MDPKALYSLTYGLHVIGASNGKINNAQIINTLIQVTSQPLRVSICINKNNFTHELLKQSRAFSASILEQDTPLNYIGSLGFKSGRDGDKLAGLKWKKGQTGAPILTDYALSYLEVKVTGEQDIGTHTMFIGEVVAAEVIKEGEPLTYAYYQKVKKGTTPKTAPSYIEKKEEKAVKMDKYECGVCGYIYDPAAGDPESKIPPGTPFEKLPDNWVCPVCGAGKDEFKKVA
- a CDS encoding rubrerythrin family protein — translated: MHHLKGSKTEQNLLASFAGESQARNRYTYFASEAKKAGFEQIAAIFLETADNEKEHAKRFFQFLKGGEVQITASYPAGVIGDTAANLFAAAEGEHLEWTKLYKEAEKVAREEGFKEIADLFKEIGEVEEEHEKRYRKLLANVKEGKVFKKDKVVKWHCRNCGYIHEGAEAPTECPACAHPQAYYELWCESY
- a CDS encoding SufD family Fe-S cluster assembly protein; translated protein: MKTQSSRDLAEKAIGKAAALGPDIDLSKYTGKSDEHDYHKDPSQMTPEEKAIMMKVGVVLDDLSQRTGTFIQQDQKPVHFSTVQEGVEVMSISEAFKKHAWLGDYWWKAVKVDADKYTAHVELNETDGYFIRTLPGVKTSFPVQACLYLGHKQLAQRVHNVVIAEEGSELHIITGCTTHPMSAGLHLGVSEFYIKKGAKITFTMIHNWAPEVEVRPRSVAIIEDDGIFLNNYVSMKPVHSMQMYPTAHCVGQNSIVRFNSVLVAPEGSHIDVGSRAILDGKGARAEIVSRTITTGGTIIARGDIQANVPDVKGHLECRGLILGEKGVIHAIPELIGRVAGVDLSHEAAVGKIAEEEVEYLMARGLTRDKATAMIVRGFLKVDIEGLPPELEAELKRAIEESEEELF
- a CDS encoding ABC transporter ATP-binding protein; this translates as MLKIQHLAVAIGDKEILRDVNIAIGAGETQALFGPNGSGKTTLLMAIMGFPRYKITRGKIIFKGQDITHTSLDERARMGIGMSFQRPPVVRGVKTRDLVVASSGGKADDLAIDSLAQRLNVVELMDREINYGFSGGEIKRSELMQLLAQAPDLVLLDEPESGVDLVNMALIGQMTNELLQKDLHRSRTRSGLIITHTGHILDYVHAGKGYVMIDGRVISDGESVEILKCIKEKGFEECRVCQR
- a CDS encoding ferritin family protein; protein product: MEPLEMAIQMEIEGKEFYLKASEKAGDELGKELFARLAQEEDSHAAKAREISDFLKRGEKPMAIEESLDKGKKTKSIFAKAKKGLASRRKVASNEMEVIKLALNMEEKSRKFYEDNSGHAGSDFEKRFFTALEQEERGHYLSLVDYREYLIDTAGWFAKSEHISLDGG
- a CDS encoding sulfurtransferase TusA family protein produces the protein MKADATLDCVGLYCPMPIAHTSKKMKDLKVGEVLEILADDEGIKSDMPAWCKTTGNQFVGMEEEKGQYKVYVKKTK
- a CDS encoding DsrE/DsrF/DrsH-like family protein yields the protein MAKKVTIIVFSGEMDKALAAFNIAIGSASSGMEVSMFFTFWGLNIIKKDEGPIKSKGIMRKMLNFMNRGGSKRAKLSKFHMMGAGTWMMKRLMKDVNFPQLEELVTMSHEMGVKFIACTTSMGMMGIGKEAFIPEVDTFAGVATYLADASEGQVNLFI
- a CDS encoding zinc ribbon domain-containing protein, with the protein product MRNELKGEKDKAQRPGCPYCDEEVKNAKNPFCQPCGVTLPSCASCHEVVPKDATTCPYCGAKLK
- a CDS encoding iron-sulfur cluster assembly scaffold protein, whose amino-acid sequence is MYSEKVMDHFSNPRNVGGIKDADGIGEEGNPVCGDMMTFYIKVDDKDRLSDVKFKTFGCGAAIAVSSMVSEMAKGKTIEEAQKITPELVAKELDGLPKNKFHCSNLGAQALNKAIDNYLVKQGRKEPSPEKHEHEEGESCETN
- a CDS encoding cysteine desulfurase family protein — encoded protein: MRQVYLDNAAATPLLPEVLEAMLPYFSKIYGNPQSIHGWGDGARDAVEESRGKVADLIGGQPEEIIFTSSGTEANNLAIKGLAQAQQTKGKHILISSIEHFSVANAAKTMEKRGFEITHIPVDKHGLVDIDKLAAAIRNDTILVSIMHANGEVGTIQDIKRISQVVKKTGAVFHTDAVATAGTIPVNVADLGVDALSMAANPFYGPKGAGALWVRKGTRVIPLLDGGVQEGGRRGGTEDVPAIVGMGKAAELARRDMKSRIEHLSFLRDRLIKGLISGIDHVILTGHPQNRLPCNASFCVEFIEGESMLMMLSAKGVAVSSGSACTSRALKASHVLTAMGLPPEIAQGSLLFSMGLESTPEDIDYVLEVMPPIVERLRQMSPLYDKFLKEKKGG
- a CDS encoding desulfoferrodoxin FeS4 iron-binding domain-containing protein gives rise to the protein MAVKKEGEKYRCKICGNEVTVTKVGGGTLVCCGKNMELMQ
- a CDS encoding ferritin family protein; translation: MSILFSGSEIIDVAVGIENNGAAFYETLAKLDGEVAAQSVYKGLAAMERQHGQIFEGLRSVLGGYDPKASYAEEFDRYLKALVDSAIFRDDKTARQMAEKVTSDAAAIQIAIGAEKDSILFYSEMRRIVPKSTFKLLDRIINEERGHLRELSELNGKLADRQG
- a CDS encoding YkgJ family cysteine cluster protein; this encodes MSKEGTLPYRDNCSYKPADPHIPCFQCGTCCSLYRVKLSLEEAMHIAEELGISSDEFLEQYVEAFPYVIDSFCLRQSDGACVFLKPVEGTRLKACSIHPFKPAACREWTSGLHRRGCRDGLIKFWGLRVTASGEIQGPPEKLRDFQSFLQPQGRKQAPI